From a region of the Panicum virgatum strain AP13 chromosome 2K, P.virgatum_v5, whole genome shotgun sequence genome:
- the LOC120667799 gene encoding probable LRR receptor-like serine/threonine-protein kinase At3g47570, with product MLLHRIKCLLLLLLLLFSTAATNRAGATLPLLGNGGGNEGALLAFKAEISGHSGVLASWNQSTSHCSWEGVMCSRRHRWRVVALDLSAGGLAGTISPAIGNLTFLRLLNLSINTLQGEIPPSIGSLRRLRRIDLTTNMLTGVIPSNISRCTSLRLMRIGSNKRLQGSIPDEIGNMPSLVALGLYDNSITGTIPRSFGNLSQSIILSLSNNHLEGSIPARIGNNPHLRFLQLSSNNLSGLLAPSLYNLSSLNTLSVADNRLHGRLPPDLRKSLPSIQQFLIARNLFSGPFPLSLTNLSSLQLLGVRLNSLPELFLPK from the exons ATGCTACTCCACAGAATCAAAtgtctcctcctgctgctcctcctgctgTTCTCTACCGCGGCAACCAACCGCGCAGGTGCAACCTTGCCTTTGTTAGGCAACGGAGGTGGCAATGAAGGAGCTCTTCTCGCTTTCAAGGCCGAGATCTCCGGTCACTCCGGCGTGCTGGCCTCCTGGAACCAGAGCACCAGCCACTGCAGCTGGGAGGGCGTCATGTGCAGCCGGAGACACCGGTGGCGGGTGGTCGCCCTGGACCTCAGCGCAGGGGGCCTGGCCGGCACCATCTCCCCGGCCATCGGCAACCTCACCTTCCTACGCTTACTCAACCTGAGCATCAACACCCTTCAAGGCGAGATCCCTCCCAGCATCGGCTCCCTCAGGCGCCTCCGGCGCATTGATCTCACCACAAACATGCTCACCGGTGTCATCCCAAGCAACATTAGCCGCTGCACCAGCCTCCGTTTGATGCGCATTGGCAGCAACAAGCGGTTGCAGGGAAGC ATACCAGATGAGATTGGCAACATGCCGTCACTGGTTGCACTAGGACTGTACGACAACAGCATCACAGGAACCATCCCACGGTCGTTTGGGAACCTCTCCCAGTCGATCATATTGTCCCTGTCCAATAACCATCTCGAGGGATCGATCCCAGCACGAATAGGGAACAATCCACATCTCAGGTTCCTTCAGCTTTCGAGTAACAACCTCTCAGGTTTGCTTGCTCCTTCGCTGTACAACCTATCATCTCTGAATACGCTCTCCGTGGCAGACAACAGGCTGCATGGCCGTCTGCCACCTGATCTGCGGAAAAGCCTTCCAAGCATCCAACAGTTCCTGATTGCACGGAACCTATTTTCTGGACCTTTTCCGCTGTCGCTGACTAATCTCTCCAGCCTCCAGCTTCTTGGCGTCAGACTTAACAGTTTACCGGAGTTGTTCCTTCCCAAATAG